AATCCCCTGATAGCGACCACATATAATCAGAAGATGCGTATCACAAGATAACTCCCAGGCTTTTTTCTGAGTCAGCAATGCCCCCTGGGGACTCGTAACGAGAACTCGAGGAGCACTTGCAGTATAACTCTGGATAAAACGTACAGCTCGTAAAATTGGCTCCGGCTTGAGGACCATTCCTGGTCCCCCACCAAAGGGATAATCGTCCACGGTACGATACCGATCCAGAGTAAAGGAACGCAAATGGTGAACCTTCAAAAAAACCTTCCCCTTTTCCTGAGCCCTTCTGAGAATCGAAGTTCCAATATACGCCTTGATCGCCTCAGGAAAGAGGGTCAGGATATCGATCCGCAAGCTCATTCCCAGAATCCTTCCGGGCATTCCACCCGAATTATCCCTTGGTTCAGGTTAACCTCCTTCACATAAACCCGGATAAAGGGAAGTAAGAATTCTCGACCCTGTTTATCTTCCACCACCAGATAGTCGTAGGCAGGACCCTCTACGACCGAAGTCACCCGACCCCGCTCACTTTCGCCCTCCCGAACCACAAGACCAAAGAGCTCAAATTGATAGAACTGATTCTCGGGTAAG
This Atribacterota bacterium DNA region includes the following protein-coding sequences:
- the trmD gene encoding tRNA (guanosine(37)-N1)-methyltransferase TrmD, producing MPGRILGMSLRIDILTLFPEAIKAYIGTSILRRAQEKGKVFLKVHHLRSFTLDRYRTVDDYPFGGGPGMVLKPEPILRAVRFIQSYTASAPRVLVTSPQGALLTQKKAWELSCDTHLLIICGRYQGIDERVLKLTNAEEISIGDYVLSGGELPALVIVEATVRLLPGVLGDRESLELDSFNDGLLGPPQFTRPRVFQGLNVPEVLLSGNHVLIGRWRKEMAMQKTRKARPDLWEKWREQNEKNGKRDGSRSF